The following coding sequences lie in one Cannabis sativa cultivar Pink pepper isolate KNU-18-1 chromosome 5, ASM2916894v1, whole genome shotgun sequence genomic window:
- the LOC133038159 gene encoding uncharacterized protein LOC133038159 encodes MAIGFEGSFTFGSQGHSGGLAVLWRNKEEVELKTFSTHHIDMIITVPEWPQFRLTGVYGEPNRSKRKLTWKLISDLAKLSNLPWCLIGDMNNVTCQSDKRGGRPYPTWLIEGFQSVLTSCGLIDMEMEGYKFTWERGKGTDNWIEVKLDRAFVTSSWFDKFPNARLTNLEVSTSDHCPILLSPAVQVHKPPSRSFKFENAWLREPMCRKIKLLKGRRDTDSAKRYKEENEKLAEILTQKEIFWRQRSKQLWLKEGDHNSKYFHAAAKTRKRNNQINSLRNDSGNMVGWDDGIQEVMEGYFQQLFTPTVTSWNQVIDCIPTTITPVQNMHISAPVEESEVKKALFQMHPDKSSGPDGMSPGFYQKFWDVLRHDVVQLVKDFFQNATFPDQLPATNIVLVPKKKQPTSMTEIRPISLCNVLYKVISKVLANRIKSVLNLVISETQSAFIPNRLITNNIMVAFEIMHYMKRKTAGRNGVMALKLDMSKAYDRVEWGYLQAVLIKMGVDNHTTSLLMSCVTSATYQIAHAGRLFGSITPGRGLRQGDPLSSYLFIICTEGFSALLKHYEQRQQLRGIQIARGAPTVSHMFFADDSYIFCRANEREASNVQTLLNVFEQASGQKINAEKSSIFFSRNTAVHVRDTICGDMGIHEADDHGTYLGLPNIIGRKKSAILGFLKEKVQKCIQSWDGKLLSKAGKEILLKTIVQALPNYAMSVFLLPIETSKEMERAMCKYWWSSSSKKDKNIHWMSWERMCKPKSQGGLGFRNLYDFNVALLGKQGWRLIVQPHSLVSRVFKAKYYPNGTFLSAELGGSPSFVWRSIMEAQLLLKKGAAIRVGSGASVNILNDPWLPDNSDPFVHTVSKSLIDKKVYQLMSIDQDQWDMDILNDIFNERDINLIVSIPIQITEPDIWYWKKENLGHYSVKSAYAIIQEGKQQSATPVLTGYWRKCWNLKVPPKVKNFLWQASTSCLPTKTQLQTKHVAVNALCPFCNVENETISHILVTCSFSKACWTELEPAITTVVVDTFPSWLNLIFENWSGRSRQLVVMLCWALWKCRNDLVWNQKSAEVKDVVMLAQTVLNQWLYAQDKNFDPSLGLLYPEDGNEHWTPPNVDTIKINTDAAIFSSTNRYSYSCVARSHLGILLEAKAKCVRGVVSPEVAEAIGIHEALSWIKDKQWSRVVIESDCLVAIQSIRSSSTMSSYFGRIINKCKSLLDDLKDCFVSLRFVKRSANNGAHYLARSTCFIADRSLSVSTAPSEFISVLMNDLI; translated from the exons ATGGCTATTGGTTTTGAGGGCTCTTTTACGTTTGGAAGTCAGGGACACAGTGGAGGACTTGCTGTTCTTTGGAGAAATAAGGAGGAAGTAGAATTGAAGACCTTCAGTACTCACCACATCGATATGATCATAACTGTCCCTGAATGGCCCCAATTTCGTCTCACTGGTGTCTATGGAGAGCCAAATCGATCAAAAAGGAAACTCACCTGGAAGCTCATTAGTGATCTTGCTAAGTTGTCCAATCTGCCATGGTGCCTCATAGGAGATATGAACAATGTCACTTGTCAAAGTGATAAAAGAGGAGGAAGGCCTTATCCTACTTGGCTCATTGAAGGCTTTCAAAGTGTGTTAACTAGTTGTGGGCTCATTGATATGGAGATGGAAGGTTACAAATTCACATGGGAAAGAGGAAAGGGTACAGATAATTGGATTGAAGTCAAGCTTGATCGAGCGTTTGTCACTTCAAGTTGGTTTGATAAGTTTCCAAATGCAAGACTCACCAATCTTGAAGTTTCTACCTCAGACCACTGCCCAATTCTTCTATCCCCTGCTGTCCAAGTTCACAAACCTCCCAGCCGTAGCTTCAAATTCGAGAATGCATGGCTCCGAGAGCCAATGTGCAGGAA aattaagttGCTGAAAGGGAGACGAGATACTGATTCGGCCAAAAGATACAAGGAGGAAAATGAAAAGCTTGCCGAAATCCTTACTCAGAAAGAAATTTTTTGGCGACAGAGATCTAAGCAGCTATGGCTTAAGGAAGGTGATCATAATTCTAAATATTTTCATGCTGCTGCCAAGACAAGAAAACGAAACAACCAGATTAATTCTCTCCGTAATGACTCTGGTAATATGGTTGGTTGGGATGATGGAATTCAAGAGGTTATGGAGGGATATTTTCAACAACTATTCACCCCCACGGTAACTAGCTGGAACCAGGTAATAGATTGTATCCCAACAACTATTACTCCGGTTCAAAATATGCATATTTCAGCCCCGGTTGAAGAGAGTGAAGTCAAAAAAGCCTTGTTCCAGATGCATCCAGACAAGTCCTCGGGACCAGACGGCATGAGCCCGGgattttatcaaaaattttGGGATGTTTTGCGCCATGATGTGGTTCAACTAGTAAAAGATTTCTTCCAAAATGCAACCTTTCCAGATCAGTTACCTGCTACTAATATTGTCCTTGTGCCTAAGAAGAAACAACCCACTTCCATGACTGAAATCCGACCAATCTCTTTGTGTAATGTCTTGTACAAAGTCATCTCTAAGGTACTTGCCAATAGAATTAAGTCGgttcttaatcttgttatttcTGAAACCCAAAGTGCATTCATTCCTAACCGATTGATTACTAACAACATTATGGTGGCTTTTGAGATTATGCACTACATGAAGAGAAAAACTGCAGGAAGAAATGGAGTTATGGCACTCAAACTTGACATGAGCAAAGCGTACGATAGAGTGGAATGGGGTTATTTGCAGGCTGTCCTTATCAAGATGGGAGTCGATAATCACACAACTTCTCTTCTTATGAGCTGTGTTACCTCGGCTACATACCAGATTGCTCATGCTGGCAGACTTTTTGGCTCTATTACACCGGGTAGAGGGTTACGTCAGGGAGACCCATTGTCTTCTTATTTGTTCATCATTTGCACAGAAGGTTTCTCAGCATTACTGAAACATTATGAACAAAGACAACAATTAAGAGGCATTCAAATTGCTCGTGGGGCTCCTACAGTATCTCACATGTTTTTTGCAGATGACAGCTATATCTTCTGCAGAGCAAATGAGAGAGAAGCTTCCAATGTGCAAACGTTACTGAATGTGTTTGAGCAAGCTTCGggacaaaagataaatgcagaAAAGTCATCAATTTTCTTTAGCCGAAACACTGCAGTTCATGTAAGAGACACCATTTGTGGGGATATGGGCATACACGAGGCTGATGATCATGGCACTTATTTAGGCCTTCCTAATATAATAGGCCGGAAAAAGTCTGCTATCCTGGGTTTCTTGAAGGAGAAAGTGCAAAAATGTATCCAGTCATGGGATGGGAAACTCTTGTCCAAGGCAGGGAAAGAAATACTCCTGAAGACCATTGTCCAAGCACTCCCTAACTATGCTATGAGCGTCTTTTTGCTACCAATTGAAACTAGCAAAGAGATGGAACGTGCCATGTGCAAATACTGGTGGAGTTCTTCATCCAAAAAGGATAAGAACATTCATTGGATGAGTTGGGAACGCATGTGCAAGCCTAAATCACAAGGAGGGTTGGGCTTTCGAAATCTTTATGATTTTAATGTGGCTCTTCTAGGAAAACAAGGGTGGAGGTTAATTGTACAACCTCATTCTCTTGTTAGCAGAGTGTTTAAAGCTAAATACTACCCAAATGGTACCTTTCTTTCAGCTGAGCTAGGTGGCAGTCCAAGCTTCGTGTGGAGAAGCATCATGGAAGCTCAACTTCTACTCAAAAAAGGGGCTGCAATTCGTGTAGGGTCTGGTGCTTCAGTGAATATACTGAATGACCCTTGGTTACCAGATAATTCAGACCCTTTTGTGCACACAGTAAGTAAATCTCTCATTGATAAAAAGGTTTATCAACTTATGTCCATAGACCAAGATCAATGGGATATGGATATTCTAAATGACATCTTCAATGAGAGagatattaacttaattgttagtATCCCTATCCAAATCACAGAGCCGGACATTTGGTATTGGAAGAAAGAAAATTTGGGACACTACTCTGTGAAGAGTGCTTATGCTATCATTCAAGAAGGGAAGCAACAATCGGCAACACCCGTTCTTACAGGTTACTGGCGTAAGTGCTGGAACTTAAAAGTTCCCCCAAAGGTGAAGAACTTTCTGTGGCAAGCCTCTACAAGCTGTCTTCCCACGAAAACACAGCTACAAACGAAACATGTGGCTGTCAATGCCTTGTGTCCATTTTGCAATGTTGAAAATGAAACAATCAGCCATATTCTTGTCACATGTTCTTTCTCCAAAGCTTGCTGGACAGAGTTAGAACCAGCCATAACTACTGTTGTGGTAGACACTTTTCCAAGCTGGCTGAATCTGATTTTTGAGAATTGGAGTGGACGAAGTAGGCAGCTGGTAGTTATGTTATGCTGGGCACTTTGGAAGTGCAGAAATGATCTGGTATGGAATCAAAAAAGTGCTGAAGTCAAGGATGTTGTAATGTTGGCTCAAACTGTTCTTAATCAATGGCTATATGCTCAAGATAAAAACTTTGATCCGTCTTTAGGACTACTATATCCCGAAGATGGTAATGAGCATTGGACCCCCCCAAACGTTGATACAATTAAGATTAATACTGACGCTGCAATATTCTCCTCAACCAACCGATACAGCTACTCTTGTGTTGCTAGATCTCATCTTGGTATACTGTTGGAAGCCAAGGCCAAATGTGTGAGAGGAGTTGTTTCTCCTGAGGTTGCCGAAGCTATTGGAATACATGAAGCTTTGAGTTGGATCAAGGACAAACAATGGAGCCGTGTGGTAATAGAATCGGACTGCCTTGTTGCTATTCAATCTATTCGTAGCTCTTCTACCATGTCTTCCTATTTTGGTAGAATTATTAATAAGTGCAAAAGTTTGTTAGATGATTTGAAAGATTGTTTTGTTTCTTTAAGGTTTGTTAAACGGTCTGCAAACAATGGAGCTCACTATTTAGCGAGATCCACTTGTTTTATAGCTGATCGTAGTTTGAGTGTGAGCACTGCTCCCTCGGAGTTCATTTCTGTATTGATGAACGATTTGATTTAA